Proteins encoded together in one Vanessa tameamea isolate UH-Manoa-2023 chromosome 28, ilVanTame1 primary haplotype, whole genome shotgun sequence window:
- the LOC113391916 gene encoding androgen-dependent TFPI-regulating protein-like, with the protein MSPKTYVYWRLFGHTIGLALHSGNNIAMYLAMQGEVMKDPELRILKATQLKYITIWNVAFQMLFLLLSLACDISFLLKGKKEHRYISYIRNYKDIFFSNVVWPLSVTISAVFWPVFIIDRELIFPVYIDKVLSLLSNHIMHTAIVPIVLWEVCFQPRSRPNSHKWLALHATILSSTYLYVLLDNYAEHGRWPYPVLKKLYRTPYFILMYIALIAIYILMYFIQWILTDFIFKKPIKLHKK; encoded by the exons ATGAG TCCCAAAACATACGTGTACTGGCGGTTGTTCGGCCACACGATTGGCTTGGCACTCCACTCTGGGAACAATATTGCAATGTACTTGGCAATGCAGGGCGAAGTCATGAAGGACCCAGAGTTAAGGATACTTAAAGCGACTCAATTGAAATATATCACAATTTGGAATGTA gcCTTTCAAATGCTCTTTCTCCTTCTGAGCCTAGCGTGTGACATATCATTccttttaaaaggaaaaaaggAACACagatatatatcatacataaggaactataaagatatatttttctcgAATGTCGTGTGGCCTTTAAGTGTG acgaTATCTGCAGTATTCTGGCCAGTATTTATAATCGACAGAGAATTAATATTCCCAGTATATATCGATAAAGTTTTGAGTTTACTTTCAAATCATATTATGCACACGGCGATAGTGCCTATCGTGCTCTGGGAAGTATGCTTCCAGCCTAGAAGCAGACCGAACTCTCACAAGTGGTTGGCACTTCATGCGACCATACTTTCCTCGACGTATTTGTATGT GTTGTTAGATAATTACGCTGAACATGGAAGATGGCCATATCCAGTACTGAAGAAACTGTACAGAACcccctattttattttaatgtacattgCCCTTATTGCCATCTACATACTGATGTACTTCATTCAATGGATTCTaactgattttatatttaaaaaacctattaaattacataagaaaTAG